DNA from Ictidomys tridecemlineatus isolate mIctTri1 chromosome 12, mIctTri1.hap1, whole genome shotgun sequence:
GTCTTTTCGGGCTTTTATGAGGGCAAGATGGGAATTTTCATAGAACTGGAGAAGAAGGACATAAAAACACAATAACCAAAGGAATGAGGACTCGTCCATTCCCCTTGTTTATTACACCAAATAATAGAGAAGCCAAGACACTGTCAAACCACAGTTTTTCTTAGTCCAGCCAGGGGTCTGTCTCGAGGACACAGCTGGGTTGAGGCACTTTGAGATCAGGCTCTGCCTTATGGCTCTAACTGCAGATGAATTGTCGGATGAATTGCTCCAACTTGTCCTGATTGTCCCGGCTGGCAAATGTAGGGGACAGGTGAAGCTGGGGGCCTGCAGGGCTGGGCGTCTGCTGCAGCACCTAGGCCATGAGATGGGACTGTGAGTACTCCCACACAGGACTGTGCTCACAGAGCCAACAGCCACACCTGGTCCTCAGAAATCTGCAGTGAGACCTCTGGCCCCTCAGGCCTCTGTCTGGGTGTAAACACTGCCTCTGTCTCTCCAACTGCCCTCAGCACCCCACCTGGGAGTAGGGGAAGCCAGTGGTTTAGGATACCAAGCTGGATAAGAAAACTGCCTCATCCTTCATCATGTCTATTCCTAGGTAAATCCCAGTGTCTACGGTGTCATCAGGGCCAGCCCAGGCAGGTGGGGGACACAGCAGGTTTCCTTGAGCAGTTCTATCAGAGGTTgaaagcaggaggatggtgacaCTGGCCCTCTCACCCCCAGGTCTCTGAAGGTCCAGACAGCACTGATGGCGAGGTTTGGGTCCACATACTCTAGAGAGAGGAGAAGTGAAGGCTTAGGGGGAGCCACAGGACACAGCTTTCCTCCTCTTGTTTAAGTTTAAAGAGGGAATAGCCCAGGGATAGGGCTTCGATTGGACTGAGGGGCCCTCCAAACAACAGGAGCTAAGGCCCTCTGTGTAGTCAGTTCTTGGAGTTGGGCTGCCACTGCCAGCAGGGGGCAGCAGCCACCAGCTAATCCACCCCACTAGAGGAACCTGCACATGCTGCTTGGACTCACCAAAGATTCCCTCTTCCTGGGCCGTGACCTGAAAGAACTGGAACAACTGCTCTGTATAGCCTGCCTCTGCAGAAGGAAGACCTAGATCCAAGTCCTGCATGGGCAGAAACCTGCCCTGAGCATGGCAAGCACAGGGGGAGCCTTACCAGTATCTGGCAGCTGTCCCTGGCGGAGGAAGACGGCAGCCTGTGCAAAGGCCTTGAGCAGTGGACTGAGCAGGCggcagaggaaaaggaagaagtcgGGGCAGCGTGACTGCTGGCTGAGCTGAAGGGGAAGAGCCCAGGGTGAGGGGAGCTCCCCGTGCCCCCTGCTGCCTCCCTCCTGGAGTGACTTCTCCCAACACACCCTGAAGTACCGGCCCTCTGCCTCCTCAAAGTCATCACTGTCACTGTCAGTAAAGTCCCCACTCGGTTTCCACAACAGCTTTGCACTCAAACGCTGACGCCCTGTGTCACAGGCTGGCCGAGAGCCTGGGGTCTGGAAGCCATGAGAGCCATTAGTCCCCGACAGGCTAGCCAGGGAGGGAGCCCCAAAGCACTcacaggccaaggcaggaggtgTGAAGGGGACCCCAACAGTACACACATGTTCTGTCATGACACTCGTGGGCCCGGGGCAGCTGCAGTGGAGTCAGGCTCCCTTGTGCTCTGGGCCATTGGGCAACCCATTCCCACAGCACATAGCACAGAGGAGTCTGGGGCAACTGGTACTTGGAGAGGCAGGAGCAAGCTAGGCCTCACACAGGGACTCTGCCTCCAGCTGCCACACCTACCTCCTCAGCAACCAGGAGCCCACACTGAATGAGCCGGTCCAGCACTTCCTGACAGTAACAGTAGGAAGACTGGCAGGGCTGAGGAGAGACGGACACCTGTGTGAACCCAGGAAAGCCAGGGGCCTAGCCAGAGGTAGGGCAAGGCCACAACTACTACTACCACAGGAGGGTGCAGGATAGGGCTGGGCCACCTCCAACAAACCAGGAGGGGCCCAGGACCCTGTGGGCGGGTCTGACCTGTAGCAGCAACAGGTCCTGCGGCAACAGGTGCAGCAGCAGCAGGATCTGGCGGTGGAGTTCGCTCTGGCTTAGTAGCTCTATGCCCTGAAGTTCCCAGGGCCCCTCAGGTGGCACTCTGCCTGCCAGCAGCCCACGCACAGCACAGGCTGGTGGAAGCAGGGGAGAGTGAATGGGCAGGTCCCCTCTCCCTGCACTCACACCCTACCCACTCGCACCCTCGGGACTCACCACCCACAGCCTCGCTCAGAAAGGCAGGCAGCAGCTCTGCACTCAGGCGAGCCAGGTGCGTGAGGCCTGGGCCAGGCCGTGGCACCACCACCAAGTCCCCGCGGTGGATGCGCAGCAGGATCACGTGTGCCCGAAGCAGGCTCAGCGTGTGTTGCACCAAGCACCGCAGCTGCCCTGAGAAGCCCACGTCAAAGCCACGCAGCAGCGTCTCCTCTGTCAGCCAGGAGAACTCCCCCAGGAGTTGTGACAGGACCACACCCTATGGAACACAACAGAGCTGAGCAGGAGAGCTGGCCACCAGGCCTCACCACCCAGCTCCTACCTTCTGGTGCTTGAACAGCAGCAGCGTCGCCATGATGGCTGTGCTCATCACTGCCGAGCTGGCTACACTggctggggacagaggcaggTGCTGGTCAGGGGCCTGATCTCCCCGTCACCTGGCAAGTCTTCCCAGCCACACAACACAGCTCCACCCCAGCAGGGGAACAGGACTGGAGAACTGGCCGTGGTCACACATATGCAAAGCCAGGCCTTGGGCTCGGGGCCTGCCTGGGTCTGTAAggcctggtgggggtgggggtaacaAGGGACCTCTGCAAGTGTGTAACTCTGTAGGCACTGGTAAGCCCCTTACATGCACCACTCCATCCAGCTGTCCTTACCATTTGTAGCTAAAGGCTATAAGGTAAGGGGACACTATGAGTCCAAGGCAGGCTGGTAGGACTTGATGTAGTGGCCATGTGCCTTTGTGCTGCACATGCTTAGTGCAGGTGGCAGCCTGTGTGCACTCAGCTACTGCCCAGCTACCCTGCACTTTGGGCAGGGGCAGGGTCCATTCTTCTTCACGTGTCTCAAGTATGCCACCAAGGGTTAGTGGGTCAGGTGCAGACATGAATTTGAAACAGGAGTCCCTGATGACTGGTCAACCCAGAGAGAAGGGACTGTGTGTAGGACCTTCCCCAAAGGCCGGCACCCAGTTCCCCTCACCATGCAGGATGTGCCGGCTCAGTCGCCTGACAAGGAGCTGGTCCTCTTCCTTGAAGGCCAGGAGGGGTCCAGTTGTTGGGGTCCACTCTTGTTCCTTCTCTGTGTCTGGGACAGCAGTGCTGGACAGACACACAAACTGAATGAAGGGACCAAATCTAAAAACAGGCATGTTTGGGAAGCCCAGAGCATTCACCTAAGGTGTTCGCTCAGCGCAGCCCAGGCGACGGCTCCTATAACCCCCACCCCTTCCAGGCCTGTGGGCCATGTTCCTCACTCAGACCATAGGCAAGTATCTGGAATTATCCATGACCCCATGCTGCATGTGAGGCAGGGGTGCTGACATGCCTGTTTGAGTGAGGTGAGAGGGTTCCACTTCAAAAGCTGGACGGTTGCCTGTGGGGCCCTGAAACCCACACACCCCTGTCCTACCACTGGCCCAGCACGACGGGCTGCAGCAGGTGCTCCAGGGTCTGCCGGCCACTCCAACAGCTCCTGGCATTGATGGTGTACTCCTGCCAGGACAAGACTCTCAGGTGACCTGCTCTAGCCACAAACCTGCACAGACCACTGAGGCAGGAGAGGCTCTCCCTCAGTGGCTTTGAGGGCCAGGGTGCCAGAGGACGAAGTAGACTTTCATCCTTGCCCAGTTAGCTACATACCTGCAGGGAGAAGGGCTGGGCAAGGTGCACCCGGACACAGACCCTATGGAGGCAGCCCCAGGAGCTGCGCAGTCTCTGCAGGACAGCCAAAGCTCCCCTCCACAGCCCCAGGGGGCTGGAGGCCTGTGGGGAGGAAAGGCTGAGCACCTGGCTTGCTGGGGACACTACTCTCAGGCAGGTCTCAGGGCTGCCTACCCTATCCTGCTCTCCAGAGATGCCCTCTGCTCCCAGCCTGTAACTTTATCTCAAGTCCAACTTCATGCAGGCATGACCTTGCCCTCTCCACGCTCCCGTTTTCTCATCCATGAAACAACCCTAAAAGGGTTTTTCAGgaatgaaatgagat
Protein-coding regions in this window:
- the Gpat2 gene encoding glycerol-3-phosphate acyltransferase 2, mitochondrial isoform X2, with amino-acid sequence MTTMLKSRSPVQQRSSHNGQETSLWSSGFGMKLEAVTPFLGKYRPFVGRCCQTCTPKSWESLFHRSIMDLGFCNVILVKEENTRFRGWLVRRLCYFLWSLEQHIPPCQDASQKIMESSGVQNLLSGRAPGGAGEGQTPDLVEKEVQRILGHIQAPPRPFLLRLFSWLLLRVLNCLFLNVQLHKGQMKMVHKAAQAGSPLVFLSTHKSILDGILLPFVLLSQGLGVLRVAWDSRACSPALRALLRNLGGLFLPPEANLSLDSSKGVLARAVIHAAMEQLLVSGQPLLIFLEEPPGAPGPRLSALGQAWLGLVVQAVHVGTVPDAMLVPVAITYDLVPDISCDMHQASSPLGLWRGALAVLQRLRSSWGCLHRVCVRVHLAQPFSLQEYTINARSCWSGRQTLEHLLQPVVLGQCTAVPDTEKEQEWTPTTGPLLAFKEEDQLLVRRLSRHILHASVASSAVMSTAIMATLLLFKHQKGVVLSQLLGEFSWLTEETLLRGFDVGFSGQLRCLVQHTLSLLRAHVILLRIHRGDLVVVPRPGPGLTHLARLSAELLPAFLSEAVGACAVRGLLAGRVPPEGPWELQGIELLSQSELHRQILLLLHLLPQDLLLLQPCQSSYCYCQEVLDRLIQCGLLVAEETPGSRPACDTGRQRLSAKLLWKPSGDFTDSDSDDFEEAEGRYFRLSQQSRCPDFFLFLCRLLSPLLKAFAQAAVFLRQGQLPDTEAGYTEQLFQFFQVTAQEEGIFEYVDPNLAISAVWTFRDLGVLQQTPSPAGPQLHLSPTFASRDNQDKLEQFIRQFICS
- the Gpat2 gene encoding glycerol-3-phosphate acyltransferase 2, mitochondrial isoform X1 codes for the protein MTTMLKSRSPVQQRSSHNGQETSLWSSGFGMKLEAVTPFLGKYRPFVGRCCQTCTPKSWESLFHRSIMDLGFCNVILVKEENTRFRGWLVRRLCYFLWSLEQHIPPCQDASQKIMESSGVQNLLSGRAPGGAGEGQTPDLVEKEVQRILGHIQAPPRPFLLRLFSWLLLRVLNCLFLNVQLHKGQMKMVHKAAQAGSPLVFLSTHKSILDGILLPFVLLSQGLGVLRVAWDSRACSPALRALLRNLGGLFLPPEANLSLDSSKGVLARAVIHAAMEQLLVSGQPLLIFLEEPPGAPGPRLSALGQAWLGLVVQAVHVGTVPDAMLVPVAITYDLVPDISCDMHQASSPLGLWRGALAVLQRLRSSWGCLHRVCVRVHLAQPFSLQEYTINARSCWSGRQTLEHLLQPVVLGQCTAVPDTEKEQEWTPTTGPLLAFKEEDQLLVRRLSRHILHASVASSAVMSTAIMATLLLFKHQKGVVLSQLLGEFSWLTEETLLRGFDVGFSGQLRCLVQHTLSLLRAHVILLRIHRGDLVVVPRPGPGLTHLARLSAELLPAFLSEAVGACAVRGLLAGRVPPEGPWELQGIELLSQSELHRQILLLLHLLPQDLLLLQPCQSSYCYCQEVLDRLIQCGLLVAEETPGSRPACDTGRQRLSAKLLWKPSGDFTDSDSDDFEEAEGRSASSHAAPTSSFSSAACSVHCSRPLHRLPSSSARDSCQILRQAIQSSCSSSFRSRPRKRESLSMWTQTSPSVLSGPSETWGCCSRRPALQAPSFTCPLHLPAGTIRTSWSNSSDNSSAVRAIRQSLISKCLNPAVSSRQTPGWTKKNCGLTVSWLLYYLV